A part of Maniola hyperantus chromosome 14, iAphHyp1.2, whole genome shotgun sequence genomic DNA contains:
- the LOC138403228 gene encoding uncharacterized protein yields the protein MADRKLDDQKEFLRECIRLYKDLPTLWNVKSKVYYDRDKKDMAYRILLRKYRQWFPKATRNDLKKKLNALRTNYRKELRKYLQSVESESDPLYEPSLWYYKEMSFLHNLHKTSGEETESSMDVEQNYAVILDVDEENSNESRTSTPLATEESPPPVQYSSSVSESTRRGTFPITFVKKSVDKDENVLNMSYENFSDNKDEYFHWAMACASDLRKMERTQQVYAKKAIAEIIMEGQLGLLHRYSVKVNESQGYGHSSKSAGQFSSSSSPSYIQYMAEQHSQGLDKKPFVRNPLDDDA from the exons ATGGCGGACAGAAAATTGGACGATCAAAAAGAATTTCTCCGGGAGTGCATTCGCTTATACAAAGATTTGCCGACCCTGTGGAATGTGAAAAGCAAAGTATACTAcgaccgggataaaaaggataTGGCGTATAGAATTTTGCTACGCAAGTACAGGCAATGGTTCCCCAAGGCGACGAgaaacgatttaaaaaaaaagttaaacgcCTTAAGAACGAACTATCGCAAAGAACTCAGAAAATACCTGCAATCCGTGGAATCTGAGAGCGATCCTTTATATGAGCCGTCGCTATGGTACTACAAGGAGATGAGTTTTTTACATAATCTACATAAAACATCTGGCGAGGAGACAGAGTCATCTATGGATGTCGAACAAAACTACGCTGTAATTCTTGATGTGGACGAGGAAAATAGCAAT GAAAGTCGTACTTCAACACCACTTGCCACTGAAGAGTCCCCTCCACCAGTACAGTACAGTAGTTCTGTATCAGAGTCAACACGCCGTGGAACATTTCCTATCACATTTGTAAAGAAAAGTGTTGACAAGGATGAAAACGTATTGAATATGTCGTATGAAAATTTCAGTGATAATAAAGACGAATACTTCCATTGGGCCATGGCCTGCGCGTCTGATTTAAGAAAGATGGAACGGACTCAACAGGTGTACGCCAAAAAAGCTATCGCCGAAATCATAATGGAAGGACAGTTGGGACTGCTACACCGTTATTCTGTGAAAGTGAATGAATCTCAAGGATACGGACATTCTAGTAAATCAGCAGGTCAGTTcagttcatcatcatcgccaTCGTATATTCAGTATATGGCAGAACAACATTCGCAGGGTTTGGATAAGAAACCCTTTGTGAGGAATCCATTGGACGATGATGCATGA